A DNA window from Theobroma cacao cultivar B97-61/B2 chromosome 5, Criollo_cocoa_genome_V2, whole genome shotgun sequence contains the following coding sequences:
- the LOC18600020 gene encoding putative pentatricopeptide repeat-containing protein At1g12700, mitochondrial gives MMRGWKSTSLQLGNSKSLTSLTYLYLSLSPPVFFYSFQTQFFSTSFSRSKKSKYLFGKIDDALAFFNHMLRTRPRPSIVEFNQFVGAVVRMKHYETAISLLRQMELRGIRHDVYTLNILLNCYCRLHRSDIGFSFLGKMLKLGNKPDTTTFNTLVNGLCVESNIGEAVILFDEIVRNGYQPDLITYNTIINGLCKIGYTSGAIRLFRNMEQSGYLPDTVTYNTIIDSLCKDQLVTEALNLFSEMTAKDILPNVVTYSSLIHAMCDSGQWKEVMRLLTEMVVKNCKLDVVSYGILVDAFCKEGRVSEAHDIVEIMIRQGVDPNTITYTTLMDGYCLQGKMDEARKVLNLMIIKGCVPNIYGYNILVNGYCKLQKIDEAMEVFHEMSRNGLFPNTVTYTTLMNGMCQVGRLSAARELFKEMSARGLVPNTITYSTLLHGLCKHGHVHEAVELFHFMQNSGIEANIVHYSILIDGLCQVGQLHVARKLFYALPVKGLRPNVYTCNIMIKRLCEERLPNEAFELFRKMGVHGFLEDSCSYNTMIKGFLLNDDVSRAMPILHEMVDKGFSADSSTATMLVDLLCRNGGDRSIFELHRKNCEDDQNVSM, from the coding sequence ATGATGAGGGGCTGGAAAAGCACGTCCCTTCAACTTGGTAACTCCAAATCCCTCACTTCCCTTACTTACCTGtacctttctctttctcctcctgttttcttttattctttccaAACCCAGTTTTTCTCTACCTCTTTTTCCCGTTCCAAGAAATCCAAGTACTTGTTTGGCAAAATAGATGATGCCTTGGCTTTCTTCAATCACATGCTTCGTACCCGTCCCCGCCCTTCTATTGttgaatttaatcaatttGTAGGTGCAGTTGTTAGAATGAAGCATTATGAAACTGCTATTTCTCTGTTGAGACAAATGGAATTAAGGGGAATCAGACATGATGTTTATACTCTCAACATCTTGCTTAATTGTTATTGCCGCTTGCATCGTTCGGATATTGGGTTTTCGTTTTTGGGAAAAATGTTGAAGCTGGGTAATAAACCTGATACTACTACATTTAACACCCTCGTCAATGGGTTGTGTGTTGAATCTAATATAGGCGAAGCAGTGATCTTGTTTGATGAGATTGTCAGGAATGGTTACCAACCTGATTTGATTACTTATAATACCATAATAAATGGTCTTTGTAAAATAGGCTATACCAGTGGAGCTATTAGATTGTTTAGGAACATGGAACAAAGTGGCTATCTACCTGACACTGTTACATACAACACAATTATTGATAGTCTTTGCAAGGACCAGCTTGTAACTGAGGCTTTAAACCTCTTCTCTGAAATGACAGCTAAAGACATTCTGCCAAATGTTGTGACTTATAGTTCTTTAATTCATGCCATGTGTGATTCAGGCCAGTGGAAGGAAGTTATGAGATTACTGACTGAAATGGTTGTTAAAAATTGCAAACTAGATGTTGTCTCCTATGGTATATTGGTTGATGCATTTTGTAAAGAAGGGAGGGTTTCAGAAGCTCATGACATTGTTGAAATAATGATTCGACAAGGTGTTGATCCCAATACCATTACCTATACTACTTTGATGGATGGATATTGCTTGCAAGGCAAAATGGATGAGGCTAGAAAAGTTCTTAATTTGATGATTATTAAGGGTTGTGTACCTAATATTTATGGTTACAACATCTTGGTCAATGGATATTGTAAATTGCAAAAGATAGATGAGGCCATGGAAGTCTTTCACGAAATGTCTCGAAATGGATTATTCCCTAACACTGTTACTTACACTACTCTTATGAATGGCATGTGCCAAGTAGGGAGACTTTCGGCAGCACGAGAACTTTTCAAGGAAATGAGCGCTCGTGGCCTTGTTCCAAACACAATCACTTACTCTACTTTGTTACATGGCTTATGCAAACATGGTCATGTTCACGAGGCAGTGgaactttttcattttatgcAGAACAGTGGGATAGAAGCTAACATCGTCCACTATAGTATCttaattgatggcttatgtcaAGTTGGGCAACTTCATGTTGCaaggaaattattttatgcACTACCAGTCAAAGGGTTACGCCCTAATGTTTACACTTGTAATATCATGATCAAACGACTTTGTGAAGAAAGGTTACCAAATGAagcatttgaattgtttagGAAAATGGGAGTGCATGGCTTCTTGGAAGATAGCTGTTCTTACAATACAATGATCAAGGGATTTTTGCTAAACGATGATGTGTCAAGGGCAATGCCAATTTTACATGAGATGGTTGATAAAGGATTTTCTGCAGACTCTTCAACAGCAACAATGCTAGTGGATCTATTGTGTAGAAACGGAGGAGATCGATCTATTTTTGAGCTACATCGTAAAAACTGTGAAGATGATCAAAATGTCAGCATGTAA
- the LOC18600026 gene encoding protein GPR107: MMEHFNFYTTFLHHPLLQLLYALLFILSSIPVSLSEIKNTWVFDDYRSMILFESFGFSKNGHVEISVRNVSWTSRHQKTQPNPSSMGFFIANIHSLRSIWNESESSEGFCVLSRRYGKVIFKFENLTADSTYSGSIEIDDPDKYSLVFGNCQPEFRVSMHVHTEMFNLKEGEKDFLPAGQTPLPKLFFFFFLIYAAFLLNWVFACINQKPRVEKIHLIMAALLLFKCLKMICASEDKMYVRKTGTPHGWDVAFYIFGFFKGIMLFTVIILIGTGWSFLKPYLQEREKQVLMTVIPLQVLENITYVVISETGPATRDWMTWNQLFLLIDIACCCVVFFPIIWSIKSLREASKTDGKAGKNLEKLTLFKQFYIVVMGYLYFTRIMVSAVGAFLNYRLEWMMTVLEEGASLAFYVFIFYNFQPMEKNPYLVINDEEENAAAQMLEEDDSFEL; this comes from the coding sequence ATGATGGAACATTTCAATTTCTATACAACTTTTCTCCATCACCCTCTACTCCAACTCTTATATgcattattattcattttgtcAAGCATCCCAGTCTCCTTGTCTGAGATCAAGAACACTTGGGTTTTCGATGATTACCGATCTATGATCTTATTTGAGAGCTTCGGATTTAGCAAAAATGGCCATGTAGAAATCTCAGTAAGGAATGTTTCATGGACATCGAGGCATCAAAAAACCCAACCCAACCCTTCCTCCATGGGATTTTTCATTGCTAACATCCATTCATTGCGAAGCATTTGGAATGAATCAGAGTCCAGTGAAGGCTTTTGTGTATTATCGAGAAGGTATGGCAAAGTCATATTCAAGTTCGAAAACCTTACTGCTGATTCAACTTATAGCGGTTCTATAGAAATCGATGATCCTGATAAATATAGTTTGGTATTCGGAAACTGTCAGCCAGAATTCAGAGTGTCAATGCATGTCCATACTGAAATGTTTAACCTGAAAGAAGGTGAAAAGGATTTCCTGCCTGCAGGCCAAACCCCATTGccaaaactcttttttttcttctttttgatatacgcagcatttctccttaattGGGTTTTTGCCTGTATCAATCAGAAGCCTAGAGTTGAGAAGATTCATTTAATAATGGCCGCATTGCTTCTATTCAAGTGCCTTAAAATGATTTGTGCCTCTGAGGACAAAATGTATGTCAGGAAAACGGGCACTCCCCACGGATGGGATGTGGCATTTTACATTTTCGGATTCTTCAAAGGAATCATGTTATTCACTGTGATAATCCTGATAGGAACAGGCTGGTCATTCCTGAAACCTTACCTTCAGGAACGCGAAAAACAGGTTTTGATGACAGTAATCCCTTTACAGGTTCTTGAAAACATAACTTACGTGGTTATCAGTGAAACCGGGCCTGCAACAAGGGATTGGATGACTTGGAACCAACTCTTCTTGTTGATCGACATTGCTTGTTGCTGTGTAGTGTTTTTTCCAATCATTTGGTCAATAAAAAGCTTGAGGGAAGCATCCAAGACAGATGGAAAAGCCGGTAAAAACCTGGAAAAGTTGACACTTTTCAAGCAGTTTTACATAGTTGTGATGGGATATTTGTACTTCACAAGAATCATGGTTTCAGCAGTCGGGGCATTCCTGAATTACAGATTGGAGTGGATGATGACTGTTTTGGAAGAGGGTGCAAGCTTGGCTTTCTATGTGtttattttctataattttcaGCCAATGGAAAAAAACCCATATTTAGTGATTAATGATGAGGAAGAGAATGCAGCAGCTCAAATGTTGGAAGAAGATGACTCATTTGAACTATAG
- the LOC18600019 gene encoding uncharacterized protein LOC18600019, producing the protein MACDIVAKKRGVSSLLPHHHLPLLLLLLLLSFLFVAKFTLVSGLNYTKYRQVSSLRLERIQKHLAKINKPAVMTIESPDGDMIDCVHKRKQPALDHPLLKNHKIQRVPSEMPKVKTLKQDEARESMGNVGAVKGAWQMWHGNGTRCPKGTVPIRRSSLHDVLRAKSLFDFGKKQRRFTPTRRTDAPDVVSGNGHEHAIAYTGTSQEVFGAKATINVWDPSIQVVNEFSLSQIWVLSGSFDGSDLNSIEAGWQVSPELYGDSRPRLFTYWTADSYQATGCYNLLCAGFVQTNSRIAIGAAISPISLYAANQYDITILIWKDPKLGNWWMGFGDNTLVGYWPAELFTHLADHATMVEWGGEVVNSRANGQHTSTQMGSGHFAEEGFGKSSYFRNLEIVDADNSLSSVHDISTLAENTNCYDIKSSYNNEWGAYFYYGGPGNNPRCP; encoded by the exons ATGGCTTGTGACATCGTTGCCAAGAAGAGAGGAGTTTCATCTCTCCTTCCTCATCACcatcttcctcttcttcttcttcttcttcttctttctttccttttcgtCGCGAAATTTACCCTCGTTTCGGGCCTAAATTACACAAAGTATAGGCAAGTAAGTAGCTTGAGGCTTGAAAGAATTCAAAAACACTTGGCAAAGATTAACAAGCCTGCTGTCATGACCATCGAG AGCCCAGATGGAGATATGATAGATTGTGtccataaaagaaaacaaccaGCTTTAGATCATCCTCTTTTAAAGAACCACAAGATTCAg AGAGTTCCATCGGAGATGCCTAAAGTGAAAACGTTGAAGCAAGATGAGGCAAGAGAGTCAATGGGTAATGTGGGAGCCGTAAAGGGTGCATGGCAAATGTGGCACGGGAATGGGACAAGATGTCCCAAAGGAACAGTTCCCATACGGCGGAGCAGTCTGCATGATGTCTTGAGAGCCAAGTCTTTGTTTGACTTTGGCAAGAAACAACGTCGTTTCACCCCTACTCGCCGCACCGATGCCCCTGATGTCGTTAGCGGCAACGGACACGAA CATGCGATTGCGTATACCGGAACATCCCAAGAGGTTTTCGGAGCAAAGGCAACTATAAACGTGTGGGACCCTTCAATCCAAGTAGTCAACGAGTTCAGCCTATCACAGATTTGGGTTCTTTCCGGATCATTCGACGGCTCTGATCTCAACAGCATCGAAGCTGGATGGCAG GTCAGTCCGGAGCTTTATGGTGACAGCAGGCCAAGATTGTTCACTTACTGGACG GCTGATTCCTATCAAGCAACTGGATGCTACAACCTTCTATGTGCAGGCTTTGTCCAAACAAATAGTAGAATTGCCATTGGGGCTGCCATTTCTCCTATCTCTCTGTATGCTGCAAATCAATATGACATTACCATCCTCATTTGGAAG GATCCTAAGCTAGGGAATTGGTGGATGGGTTTTGGTGACAATACCCTAGTAGGTTATTGGCCAGCAGAGCTATTTACTCACCTAGCAGACCATGCCACCATGGTGGAATGGGGTGGAGAAGTGGTGAACTCAAGGGCCAACGGCCAGCACACGTCAACGCAGATGGGTTCCGGCCACTTCGCCGAGGAAGGGTTTGGAAAATCAAGCTATTTCCGGAACCTCGAGATTGTTGACGCTGATAACAGCTTGAGTTCTGTCCATGACATATCAACCCTAGCTGAGAATACAAATTGTTACGACATCAAGAGCTCCTACAACAATGAATGGGGCGCATATTTCTACTATGGAGGGCCAGGGAACAATCCACGGTGCCCTTGA
- the LOC18600027 gene encoding uncharacterized protein LOC18600027: MGTQLIPFLKLAAPPFTSLPLLNLNKTLNTTRSANTNIVRCSSTGSSQTGGQFRFDSQNSDDVDDEFEFSSSRKQRIWWSDFDDYDDVWDLDEDDEFWVFKVFRAFGWMVPAIAISLLLGSGPNAFIMALAVPLGQSALSLVFDKVSRRTSKRWKSTSSPKAKKKHSTRAPKSVRTNKRKQEANRNGGEKATYSSWLNMDGDLHDKGAKRGPKFGGWDQLDDQVETQKRAPSQKGNGLPKQQKKGKFGRIGRVRDTPLLLRVLIAVFPFLGSWTRFLF; the protein is encoded by the exons ATGGGGACTCAGCTTATCCCCTTCCTTAAACTTGCAGCTCCACCTTTCACTTCACTCCCTCTTCTCAACCTTAACAAAACCTTAAACACCACCAGGTCTGCGAACACCAACATCGTACGCTGCAGTTCCACTGGGTCCAGCCAGACAGGTGGACAGTTCAGATTCGATTCTCAGAACTCCGACGACGTTGATGATGAGTTCGAGTTCAGCAGCAGCCGGAAGCAGAGGATCTGGTGGTCTGATTTCGATGATTACGATGATGTCTGGGACCTTGATGAGGATGATGAGTTCTGGGTTTTTAAG GTATTTAGAGCTTTTGGTTGGATGGTACCGGCCATTGCCATATCGTTGTTGCTGGGATCAGGCCCGAATGCTTTTATCATGGCATTAGCAGTTCCACTAGGGCAGTCAGCGCTTTCCCTTGTGTTTGATAAGGTTTCAAGAAGGACGAGTAAGAGATGGAAATCCACATCCAGCCCCAAGGCCAAGAAGAAACATTCTACAAGGGCTCCTAAAAGTGTGAGAACAAACAAGAGAAAACAAGAAGCAAATAGGAATGGTGGAGAGAAGGCAACTTATAGCTCCTGGTTGAATATGGATGGTGATTTACATGATAAGGGTGCCAAGAGAGGCCccaagtttggtggatgggATCAACTGGATGATCAAGTGGAGACCCAAAAGAGGGCACCAAGTCAAAAGGGAAATGGACTACCAAAGCAACAAAAGAAGGGTAAATTTGGTAGGATAGGGAGAGTCAGAGATACACCCTTGCTGCTGAGGGTGTTGATTGCCGTTTTTCCATTCTTGGGCTCTTGGACTAGGTTCCTATTTTGA
- the LOC18600021 gene encoding uncharacterized protein LOC18600021, which produces MATTSSTPGSSSDLSITVESKPSESRLSELGIKSWPKWGCPPGKYLLKFDAEEMCYLLKGKVKVYPKGSSEFVEFGAGDLVTIPQGLSCTWDVSAPIDKHYKFASSSSS; this is translated from the exons ATGGCAACAACGTCATCCACACCAGGTTCATCTTCAGATTTAAGTATTACAGTCGAAAGCAAACCTTCCGAATCGCGATTATCTGAATTGGGTATTAAATCATGGCCTAA ATGGGGTTGTCCTCCAGGGAAGTATTTGCTGAAATTTGATGCTGAAGAGATGTGCTATTTGCTTAAAGGCAAGGTGAAGGTGTATCCAAAAGGGTCATCTGAATTTGTAGAATTTGGTGCAGGTGATCTTGTGACAATCCCCCAAGGACTTAGTTGCACTTGGGATGTATCAGCTCCAATTGATAAACACTACAAATTTGCCTCCTCATCATCTTCATAA
- the LOC18600028 gene encoding probable aminopyrimidine aminohydrolase, mitochondrial: MRLLFSSSPNPIKTLFHLARSHHRVYSSPPPPPRRSSNPMAIPSKSAVAAGFPSEEGLARKFWLEFRRESLLSLYSPFALCLASGTLKIDTFRHYIAQDVHFLKAFAQAYELAEDCADDDDAKLAISKLRKSVLDELKMHDSFVKEWSSDIVKESTVNSATVKYTEFLLATASGKVEGLKAAGKLATPFEKTKIAAYTLGAMTPCMALYAYLGKEFKALLGPNERDHPYKKWIENYSSEGFQASSLQTEDLLDKLSVSLTGEELDIIEKLYHQAMKLEIEFFYAQPLTQPTVAPLTREHDPAQDRLMIFSDFDLTCTVVDSSAILAEIAILRAPKSDQNQPESQIARMSSPELRSTWSLLSGQYTEEYEQCIESILPSEKVEFNYEALHKALEQLSDFEKKANSRVIESGVLKGLNLEDIKRAGELLILQSGCIDFFQKIIKNENLNANIHVLSYCWCADLIRAAFSSGGVDDLTIHANEFSFEESVSTGEIVRKVESPIDKIQAFNDILQDCGNDRKNLTVYIGDSVGDLLCLLKADIGIVIGGSSTSLRRVARRYGISFVPLYPALVKKQKEYAEGSPCIWKGQSGILYTASSWDDIHAFVLGW, translated from the exons ATGCGCTTactcttttcttcctctccAAACCCAATCAAAACCCTCTTCCACCTCGCCCGATCCCACCACCGAGTGTACTCATCGCCACCTCCGCCACCTCGGAGATCGTCAAATCCAATGGCGATCCCTTCAAAGTCCGCCGTAGCCGCCGGTTTCCCCAGCGAAGAAGGTCTAGCGAGAAAGTTCTGGTTGGAGTTTCGAAGAGAGTCCTTGCTCTCTCTTTACTCTCCTTTTGCTCTGTGTTTAGCTTCTGGGACTCTCAAGATCGACACTTTTCGTCATTATATTGCCCAAGATGTTCATTTTCTCAAAGCCTTTGCTCAAGC TTATGAATTGGCGGAAGACTGTgcagatgatgatgatgcaaAGTTAGCAATCTCGAAGTTAAGGAAGAGTGTCTTGGATGAGCTAAAAATGCATGATTCTTTTGTAAAG GAGTGGAGTTCCGACATTGTTAAAGAAAGCACTGTCAATTCTGCGACTGTAAAGTACACAGAATTCTTGCTGGCAACAGCTTCTGGGAAGGTTGAAGGGCTAAAAGCTGCGGGAAAACTCGCCACCCCAtttgagaaaacaaaaattgcaGCTTACACTCTAGGGGCCATGACACCTTGCATGGCGCTGTATGCCTATCTGGGTAAGGAGTTTAAGGCACTTCTAGGACCCAATGAGCGAGATCACCCATACAAAAAGTGGATTGAGAATTATTCTTCTGAAGGTTTTCAG GCATCATCTCTGCAAACCGAAGACTTGCTGGATAAACTTAGTGTCTCATTGACAGGCGAGGAACTAGACATCATTGAGAAGCTTTATCACCAAGCCATGAAACTTGAAATAGAGTTCTTCTATGCTCAACCGCTTACTCAGCCCACTGTTGCTCCTCTGACTAGGGAGCATGACCCTGCACAAGATCGTCTTATGATATTTTCTGACTTCGATCTTACTTGCACAGTTGTTGATTCATCTGCCATTTTGGCGGAGATAGCAATACTAAGAGCCCCAAAATCTGATCAGAACCAACCGGAAAGTCAAATTGCTAGGATGTCGTCGCCTGAGCTGAGGAGCACATGGAGTCTACTTTCTGGTCAATACACAGAAGAGTATGAACAATGCATAGAAAGCATTTTACCGTCTGAGAAAG TGGAGTTCAACTATGAAGCTCTGCATAAAGCTCTTGAGCAACTCTCAGACTTTGAGAAAAAGGCGAATTCTAGGGTGATTGAGTCAGGTGTACTTAAGGGTCTAAATCTTGAAGACATTAAACGAGCTGGTGAACTTCTGATTCTTCAAAGTGGTTGCATTGATTTCTTTCAGAAAATCATAAAGAATGAAAATCTTAATGCCAATATCCATGTGCTTTCTTATTGTTGGTGTGCTGATCTCATCAGGGCTGCATTTTCTTCAG GGGGTGTAGATGATCTAACCATACATGCAAATGAGTTCAGTTTTGAAGAATCAGTATCCACGGGTGAAATTGTTAGGAAGGTGGAGTCTCCTATCGACAAGATTCAAGCTTTCAATGATATCTTACAAGACTGTGGCAATGACAGAAAGAACTTGACTGTTTACATTGGAGATTCAGTAGGTGATTTGCTTTGTCTGCTGAAAGCAGATATAGGTATTGTGATTGGGGGGTCTAGTACAAGCCTAAGGAGAGTGGCGAGACGGTATGGTATTTCTTTTGTCCCATTGTACCCTGCCTTGGTTAAGAAACAGAAGGAATATGCTGAAGGAAGCCCTTGTATTTGGAAGGGGCAATCAGGAATTCTTTACACTGCCTCTAGCTGGGATGACATTCATGCCTTCGTTTTGGGGTGGTAG
- the LOC18600025 gene encoding ammonium transporter 1 member 2 produces MASLTCTASDLVPLLSSSSSTNATALASFLCTRFSTISDQLSDATHAIDNTYLLFSAYLVFAMQLGFAMLCAGSVRAKNTMNIMLTNVLDAAAGALSYYLFGFAFAFGSPSNGFIGRHFFGLKTYPSPSGDYSFFLYQWAFAIAAAGITSGSIAERTQFVAYLIYSSFLTGFVYPIVSHWFWSGDGWASATRSENLLFGSGVIDFAGSGVVHMVGGIAGLWGALIEGPRLGRFDRAGRSVALRGHSASLVVLGTFLLWFGWYGFNPGSFLTIAKGYGGGGGYYGQWSAIGRTAVTTTMAGCTAALTTLFSKRLLVGHWNVIDVCNGLLGGFAAITSGCSVVEPWAAIICGFVAAWVLIGFNILASKLKYDDPLEAAQLHGGCGAWGLLFTGLFATEAYVNEVYPGRPGRPYGLFMGGGGKLLGAQLIQILVIAGWVTATMGPLFYVLHKMKLLRISENDETAGMDLTRHGGFAYAYHDEEDLSLTPGFMMTKIEPTNGSPSEGQTSPSNV; encoded by the coding sequence ATGGCTTCCCTCACTTGTACAGCCTCTGACCTCGTCCCCCTCCTCTCCTCTTCCTCCTCCACCAATGCAACCGCCCTCGCCTCCTTCCTTTGCACTCGTTTTTCCACCATCTCCGACCAGCTCTCAGACGCCACTCACGCCATTGACAACACTTACCTCCTCTTCTCCGCCTACCTAGTCTTCGCCATGCAACTCGGCTTTGCCATGCTCTGCGCTGGCTCAGTCAGAGCTAAGAACACCATGAACATCATGTTGACGAACGTCCTTGACGCAGCTGCTGGTGCACTGTCTTATTACCTCTTTGGTTTTGCCTTTGCCTTCGGTTCACCTTCTAATGGTTTCATAGGACGCCACTTCTTTGGACTTAAAACTTACCCTTCTCCTTCGGGTGATTatagtttctttctttatcaATGGGCTTTTGCTATAGCTGCTGCCGGGATTACCAGCGGGTCCATAGCTGAAAGAACCCAATTCGTAGCTTACCTTATTTACTCTTCCTTTTTAACCGGCTTCGTTTACCCCATAGTTTCACATTGGTTTTGGTCGGGTGACGGGTGGGCCAGTGCGACCCGATCCGAAAACCTTTTGTTCGGTTCGGGTGTGATTGACTTTGCGGGTTCGGGTGTGGTTCACATGGTTGGTGGCATTGCTGGCTTATGGGGTGCGTTGATTGAGGGTCCGAGGCTTGGCAGGTTCGATCGGGCTGGTCGCTCCGTGGCGTTACGCGGGCATAGTGCCTCGCTAGTAGTTCTGGGGACGTTCCTTTTGTGGTTCGGGTGGTACGGGTTTAACCCGGGTTCCTTTTTGACCATCGCGAAAGGGTATGGTGGGGGTGGGGGCTATTATGGGCAATGGAGTGCTATAGGGAGGACAGCTGTCACGACGACAATGGCTGGGTGCACAGCTGCCCTTACAACCTTGTTTAGTAAAAGGCTATTAGTTGGTCATTGGAATGTAATCGATGTTTGCAATGGTTTGCTAGGGGGCTTTGCTGCAATTACCTCAGGGTGTTCAGTAGTAGAACCATGGGCTGCAATCATATGTGGCTTTGTGGCAGCATGGGTTCTAATTGGATTCAACATTCTTGCATCCAAATTGAAATATGACGACCCACTAGAGGCAGCCCAATTACATGGGGGGTGCGGCGCGTGGGGTTTACTCTTCACCGGATTGTTTGCAACGGAGGCATATGTTAACGAGGTGTATCCGGGGCGGCCGGGCCGCCCATACGGGTTGTTCATGGGTGGTGGAGGGAAGCTGCTAGGGGCACAACTGATTCAAATTTTGGTCATAGCAGGGTGGGTCACGGCCACAATGGGGCCACTCTTTTATGTGCTTCACAAAATGAAGCTGTTAAGGATTTCGGAGAATGATGAAACTGCTGGGATGGACTTGACTAGGCATGGGGGATTTGCTTATGCGTATCATGATGAAGAGGATCTTTCCCTGACGCCAGGGTTCATGATGACCAAAATTGAACCTACTAATGGAAGTCCATCAGAGGGTCAAACATCACCCTCCAATGTATGA